Proteins from a genomic interval of Methanofollis formosanus:
- a CDS encoding 30S ribosomal protein S4, translating to MGYPGKNHKTYSTPKRRFEKTRIEEEVKIVIEYGLRNKKELWKAQSALRKYRKATREILALESAGTDPARAETKKQQLLNRLERYGMVGSEADIDDVLALKTEQELERRLQTIVYRKGLARSPKQARQFITHGHIAIGGRKVTIPGYMVPREQEGQVEYYGHSPLATESHAERSRISGR from the coding sequence ATGGGATATCCAGGCAAGAATCATAAGACCTACTCCACCCCGAAGCGCCGGTTCGAGAAGACCCGCATCGAGGAGGAAGTGAAGATCGTCATCGAGTACGGCCTCAGGAACAAGAAGGAACTCTGGAAGGCCCAGAGCGCCCTGCGCAAGTACCGCAAGGCCACTCGTGAAATCCTCGCCCTCGAATCCGCGGGCACCGACCCCGCACGGGCCGAGACCAAGAAGCAGCAGCTCCTCAACCGTCTCGAGCGCTACGGCATGGTCGGCAGCGAGGCCGACATCGACGACGTCCTCGCCCTCAAGACCGAGCAGGAACTCGAGCGCCGACTGCAGACCATCGTCTACAGGAAGGGGCTCGCCCGTTCACCCAAACAAGCCCGCCAGTTCATCACTCACGGCCACATCGCCATCGGCGGTCGCAAGGTCACCATCCCCGGCTACATGGTTCCCAGGGAACAGGAAGGCCAGGTCGAATATTACGGGCACTCTCCGCTCGCCACCGAGTCGCACGCTGAGCGCTCCAGGATCAGCGGGAGGTAA
- a CDS encoding 30S ribosomal protein S13 encodes MDQEEEIKYFVRVRDTDLDGTKMALIALTGIKGIGRHAAKIITQQAEINPRAILGKMGDDEIERIRTAVDNYTSSVPTWMLNRPIDVLSGKPRHLMASEVSLTLEEDINTMRKVRSYRGIRHETGQKVRGQRTKSTGRTGTTVGVRRKKA; translated from the coding sequence ATGGATCAAGAAGAAGAAATCAAGTACTTCGTCCGGGTCAGAGACACCGACCTGGACGGCACGAAGATGGCGCTCATCGCCCTCACCGGGATCAAAGGGATCGGGCGGCACGCTGCAAAGATCATCACGCAGCAGGCCGAGATCAACCCGCGTGCGATCCTCGGCAAGATGGGTGACGACGAGATCGAACGGATCCGTACCGCAGTTGACAACTACACGTCAAGCGTCCCTACCTGGATGCTGAACCGTCCCATCGACGTCCTTTCCGGCAAGCCCAGGCACCTCATGGCCAGCGAAGTTTCGCTCACCCTGGAAGAGGACATCAACACGATGCGCAAGGTCCGCAGTTACCGCGGGATCCGCCACGAGACCGGCCAGAAGGTCCGCGGCCAGCGCACCAAGTCCACCGGCAGGACTGGCACGACCGTCGGTGTGAGAAGAAAGAAGGCCTGA
- a CDS encoding deoxyhypusine synthase, giving the protein MELNPRQPVRPNSDVPSLVRAMSMTGFQGRKLGESARVWSEMIQDPDCTIILGLSGAMVPAGMQECLIELIAHRYVDAIVSTGANIFHDIAEHLSIHHYLGHHCVDDAALYDKGIDRIYDVFAYETEFRSVDFRVAAFAESLAPYHASSADFIRRLAGHITDLAPDGRSFTATAVQAGVPIFVPALCDSSLGIALTVARRRGAEVAIDQIADADELTAIVEGARKTGVVYVGGGVPKNFIQQTQVIASMHDNELGGHAYAVQYTSDAPHWGGLSGCTFEEAISWGKESPETRSVQCFCDATIALPIVTSALLGSGLVRARPGQG; this is encoded by the coding sequence ATGGAACTCAACCCACGCCAACCGGTCCGCCCGAACAGCGACGTTCCATCACTCGTACGCGCCATGAGTATGACCGGGTTCCAGGGCAGGAAACTGGGAGAATCGGCCAGAGTCTGGTCAGAGATGATCCAGGACCCTGACTGCACCATCATCCTCGGTCTCTCCGGGGCCATGGTCCCGGCCGGTATGCAGGAATGTCTCATCGAACTGATCGCCCACCGATACGTCGACGCCATCGTCTCCACCGGCGCAAACATCTTCCACGACATCGCCGAGCACCTCAGTATCCATCACTATCTGGGCCACCACTGCGTCGACGACGCGGCCCTGTACGACAAGGGGATCGACCGGATCTACGACGTCTTTGCGTATGAGACCGAATTCAGAAGCGTGGACTTCCGCGTCGCCGCCTTCGCCGAGAGCCTCGCCCCCTACCACGCCTCCTCGGCAGATTTCATCCGTCGCCTTGCCGGACATATCACCGATCTCGCACCCGACGGCAGGTCGTTCACCGCCACCGCTGTGCAGGCCGGCGTCCCGATCTTTGTCCCGGCCCTCTGCGACTCGTCGCTCGGCATCGCCCTCACCGTCGCCCGCCGACGGGGGGCGGAGGTCGCGATCGACCAGATCGCCGACGCCGACGAACTGACGGCGATCGTCGAGGGCGCCCGAAAAACCGGCGTCGTCTATGTCGGCGGCGGCGTCCCGAAGAACTTCATCCAGCAGACTCAGGTGATCGCTTCGATGCACGACAACGAACTCGGCGGCCATGCTTATGCCGTCCAGTACACCTCCGACGCCCCCCACTGGGGCGGACTCTCCGGGTGTACCTTTGAAGAGGCGATCTCGTGGGGAAAAGAGTCTCCTGAGACCAGAAGCGTCCAGTGCTTCTGCGACGCCACCATCGCCCTGCCGATCGTCACATCGGCCCTCCTCGGGAGCGGGCTTGTACGGGCCCGCCCGGGCCAGGGCTAA
- a CDS encoding RHS repeat-associated core domain-containing protein → MAYTYDPMGNRLNMATNAGNASSTISYTYDAGDRLLSAGGTTYTYDNNGNRIEKNEANGTTSYGYDAAGRLTGVSLPGSTSLTFAYDGDGNRVGKSVTSGNTTESNQYVWDVNGGLPQVLTESNGQGTSLSLYGLQRISMTNSSGEQIYYQYDGLGSVRSLSDSGGITVNTYSYDAFGKPDLITGQEDNDFLFTGEQMDPETGLIYLRARYYDPETGRFISKDPFTGFASVPPSLNRYTYVHNNPVRFTDPSGKVVWWVPGAAGAAVNDAWYIGEVIGTYAATGENTFSWCTLAGRTAGGFAGGSAAALAAGSLNPVAVGAAWGAVEYGVDTYTQNKLSSIGVPGSTEEFSWEGLAVSTGGGAISGGVGKKIFSPNVGRNPKSLITALTGRQMQKEMQRRLFGNIINNGLGIGVDSTLEHIANGGK, encoded by the coding sequence GTGGCCTACACGTACGATCCCATGGGCAACCGCCTGAACATGGCCACGAATGCTGGTAACGCGAGCTCGACAATTTCCTACACGTACGATGCAGGTGACCGGTTGCTGAGTGCCGGCGGGACCACCTACACCTATGACAACAACGGCAACCGTATTGAAAAGAATGAAGCCAATGGGACAACGTCGTATGGGTATGATGCTGCCGGCAGACTGACCGGCGTATCATTGCCGGGAAGTACCTCACTTACCTTTGCATATGACGGAGATGGCAACCGTGTCGGCAAATCCGTAACCAGCGGGAATACAACAGAAAGTAACCAGTATGTATGGGATGTCAATGGCGGCCTGCCACAGGTTCTTACCGAATCTAATGGACAGGGTACATCTCTTTCCTTATATGGCCTGCAACGTATCTCCATGACCAATTCGTCGGGAGAACAGATCTATTACCAGTACGACGGGCTGGGAAGCGTACGCAGCCTGAGTGACAGTGGCGGAATCACCGTAAATACGTATTCTTACGATGCCTTCGGCAAGCCGGATCTGATAACCGGTCAGGAGGATAACGACTTCCTTTTCACCGGGGAACAGATGGATCCTGAAACCGGACTGATCTATCTCAGGGCACGGTATTATGATCCGGAAACCGGGCGGTTTATTTCAAAGGATCCTTTCACCGGGTTTGCTTCCGTCCCCCCGAGCCTGAACAGGTACACGTACGTTCACAATAATCCTGTCCGGTTTACGGATCCGAGCGGGAAAGTGGTCTGGTGGGTCCCGGGTGCTGCCGGCGCTGCTGTTAACGATGCATGGTATATAGGAGAGGTGATCGGGACCTATGCGGCAACAGGTGAAAACACTTTTAGTTGGTGCACATTAGCAGGTCGGACAGCAGGAGGATTTGCCGGGGGATCGGCGGCTGCACTCGCAGCGGGATCATTAAACCCCGTTGCTGTTGGTGCTGCATGGGGAGCAGTTGAGTATGGTGTTGATACTTATACACAAAACAAGCTTTCTTCAATAGGAGTTCCAGGAAGTACGGAAGAATTCTCCTGGGAAGGTCTTGCAGTTTCTACCGGAGGTGGCGCGATTTCAGGAGGAGTGGGAAAGAAAATATTTTCTCCAAACGTGGGAAGAAATCCAAAATCCTTAATCACGGCACTGACCGGAAGACAAATGCAGAAAGAAATGCAACGACGTCTTTTCGGAAACATAATTAATAACGGCCTGGGAATAGGCGTTGATAGCACCCTGGAACACATTGCAAACGGCGGAAAGTGA